GCGCAGTCCGTTGTGGTCAATGCGGCTGATGGTTTGGTTGAAGTGGAACTGTACACCTTTTTCCTGACACAATTTGTATAGATTTTCGGTAAACAGATGGCAGTCGCCGGTCGCGTCTGCAGGCAGGTGCAGGCCACCGGCAATTTTGGCGGTAACGCGTGCCAGCGCAGGCTCAAACTCTGCGCATTCTTCGGGTTTCAGACGGCGGTACGGTACGCCGTAGCGTTCTAAAACGGCAATGTCTTGCTCTGCCGCTTCGACTTCTTTGGCTTGGCGGAAAATCTGCAATGTCCCTTTTTTGCGCCCTTCAAAATTCATGCCGGTTTGCGCTTCAAAACGGTGGAACATTTCTCGGCTGTATTCGGAAATCCTGACCATGCGCTCTTTGTTGGTTTGATAGCGCGCTGCCGTGCAGTTTTGCAGCATTTGCCACAGCCATTCGATTTGATACAGGCTGCCGTCAGGGCGAAACAGCAAAGGCGGATGGCTTTTAAACAGCCATTTCAGTGCTTTGGTCGGGATACCGGGTGCAGCCCAAGGCGTGGTATAGCCGTAAGAAAGCTGGCCTGCATTGGCAAAACTGGTTTCCATCGCCACGCCCTCGGCGCGGTCGATGACCGTTACTTCATGTCCTGCTT
This region of Neisseria subflava genomic DNA includes:
- a CDS encoding D-amino acid dehydrogenase codes for the protein MKVLVLGAGVAGVSSAWYLAEAGHEVTVIDRAEGVAMETSFANAGQLSYGYTTPWAAPGIPTKALKWLFKSHPPLLFRPDGSLYQIEWLWQMLQNCTAARYQTNKERMVRISEYSREMFHRFEAQTGMNFEGRKKGTLQIFRQAKEVEAAEQDIAVLERYGVPYRRLKPEECAEFEPALARVTAKIAGGLHLPADATGDCHLFTENLYKLCQEKGVQFHFNQTISRIDHNGLRIKAVETDKGRFEADAVVCALGCFSRTVLAQLDLSLPIYPVKGYSLTLPVTNSDGAPVSTVLDESYKVAITRFDNRIRVGGMAELSGYEIKLPEKRRETLALVVNDLFPEGGDLKQALFWSGLRPMTPDSTPLIGRTCFENLFLNTGHGTLGWTMSLGSAKLTADIVSGKDTEIRSDDLSLSRYRA